tcATCATGTCTACCCCAAGCCCAGGAAAAACGGCGCCAGAcgacaaaaaaatggatatgaaaatttttattttatttttttatttacttgttattggaggaggagagtcgGCTTAGACGGCTTCGGCGGCAATAAAACCGGCGAcgaatttttctcaggctgggagagcgcagtggagaggtaacatttacctgctattatttttacccaggggcctgctaatgatcataatataccagcTATTAAACtaacgcttgtcagcagattgacgaatatgtttaaatataaaattttatatttatttgtaatacttgatataagcttatgtttgtaactttagtaatttgaattgaatagttaaatgtgtacaaaccctgtaaataacttacttaaatcactactttcactatcactaaaaaagcgtgcaaagcacctcgggaaaatcttatggcaggcgaggcccctaaggatggtagcggtgcatcctcagaattcggggaaaaggaggacgcattcgaaggcttcattttaagcatcctccgaatttttgccaaatgggacagcctccgcgcatcgttgtgacgtcactggccttaaaatgcgtccttcgaaggacgcagcgtgcgaattgagacacagcttctgtctaaccataacatcctgaatgttactggcgccgccattttgatttgctcggtcccgccttcaatcccatagagcagcagtaccgcagatcgtcactaggaggcgaggatagtgtggtgtgtaaaaggtcgtctcggcttggttaactgatccaagctcagactggtctcggctcggctcggttaaaaaagtgtagtatAAACGGGCCTATAGACCTTTTTCACGACAACCGGAAGCTGCGTCTGAAAGGGCTGGagcacttcctgttttattctgaaaaatgtctCTCCTCCGGTGCTTTTCGTCATCCTTACTTAGTTTGCCAACACTTTCTTTCGCGGATGCGGAGGAAATCGCTGCGGCGAATTCCCCCACCAACAAATCTGTGAAAGGATACAAGTTCTTCCATGAAGAATATATCCACAGTTATCAAGGTAAGAAAAGACGTAGCTTAGCGAGCTAACCGCTAGCTGCAAGATATGAGAGCTCAAACATCGTAATGAAGCCTAACTTAGTATCTAAATTATGTGGAATATTGGAGACGGACATAGTTTAAACTTTTCAGTTATATTTTGACATTCTGAAATTTGTTTGCCACtacattttgtgaaaaacagGATGCTAGAATGTTATGTTAGTTCTGAGATTCTAGATGATGCTTGATGTTGAAACTATGCTTTACTTCTGCATGCCTGTAGTGTCAAATATTGTCGAGGGACAGGTAGTTGTCAGAGCTAGATGCTTCAGATCCATGAAGAAAAATGAGGAACCGCACAAGCTGCAGGTTTGAAACAGTCAGAAAGCCGGTTGGCTCTTGTTCGTTGGTTCGTGTTCCTGTTCATGTTTGACGGCTGAAGAACTTTCACGTACGACTTCTGGACTACTTAGAGCTTATTCTAACATTTTCCTGTTCAGTTGTTactatttgttttatgtttctgttgCGGTTGCAACataatctgtgttttctttctgctgttgtTGAACCTTACCTTCAAACTAGAATATATTACGTGTTTAAAGCTAAACATGCTAAATGTATTGATGTACAAATTTGTTGCTAAAACACTTCTCTGTTTTAGATATCACTGGGTGTtggaaaagaaaaggcagaATTGTTGGATTATTCTTGTAGCTGTGCAGCTGGTAAATGTTTTTGCAATCATGTAGTTGCACTTCTTTACCAGACTGCACACTACTCCCAACTCCAGCTGCCAAATGTTCCTGCTGCACTGGCCTGCACTAGTGAGTTACAAAGATGGCACAGACCAAGAACACAGGTAAATGAAAAAAGAGTGGAACACATTGTCCTATGGTACGTCATATCCTACAATATGCTAAATATATTACATAAACTAAGTTAAATatattgatttatatatatatatatatatatatatatacatacacttaAAATAACAGTACTATAGTTATGTAAACAATTTATTTCTCCTTTGATTGTGTCGCGCAGCCATTTCTGTTCCTTTACCACCTGTATTTCATAAGTACCATATAAAATTTGTTGTACTATTAATATTGTGTCAAATATaatttatcataattttttggacatttttttttaggtagtgAAAAAAATACTGGCCCAACTGCtatcatttagttttatttgcaagttgggtaaaagtctaaactgCCAAATCAGTCCCATTATGTCATAACAAATTGCTCACCCAtccctttatttcttctttaattTGACATATCTTGTTGTCTATTTCTTGTAAGGGGATACATCCTGAACCTGTCAGCGACATGGTGGTGCGGAAGCCCAAAACTATGGGGAAAAGATATCTGCACTCCACACTTTACAGAGCTTACACAGGTACAacttttggtttagttttttgtACCTATGTTTCCTTTGTCAAAAGTTagtatgattattattattttgtttctgatgtTTGTAGGACCGCTTCCAGATCCCGACATTCTGGCATCAGGAGAAAAACTACGGCAGCTGGAGTCCCCACCACTTATCGCTCTTGTCCTAGATGGTCTTTCTAATTTGGAGCTGGTTCCATCCAAATTTGGGCCTGTGCCACAGGGCTCACCTATGTCTTATCAGTGCCCACCTGAGAAGTCCTCTGGTAGTATTATTCTGCACCACATGGCTCCAGACTTCCCTTCTCTTCCTTTGATGCTGCATAGTTTTCCGAATATGTGTTTTGTGCCCACACTCGGTCAACTTATGCATCTTCAGTCTCTGCAAGTGTCCCTGGAAATGTCTTATGAAATAGAGGCCAGAACAAGAGAGCAGTCCAAATGTCCTGCATGGGTACATCTTCGACAGCCAAGACTTACTGCTAGCCGTTTCCGTGATGCTTGCAGAGGAAGTGCAGAGGAGGAGTCTGCTGCCATGGCACTGGCATCTCGGATGATCAGGGGGTCAACTAGACAAACTGCAGCCATGAAGCGTGATCTGCAGATGGAGTCTGAGGTGCTGGCAAACTATGCTGAGATGTTGAAGGTCAATGTGCTACCTGTGGGATTCATTGTTCGCCCTGACACCTCATATATTGGTGCAACTCCAGATGGCAAGGTGTATGATCCGTCAGAATCACCCCCGTTTGGACTGGTTGAGGTaaaaagcagcacaaagaaTGATGTGTGTCAGGTTGCTCACCTCAAGGTTCAAGATGGCCATGCTATCTTGAGGCGTTCACATGCATATTACTGGCAGGTACAGGGTCAGCTGGCAGTCACCGGATTAGAATGGTGCGACTTTGTCACGGACACGCTAACAACAATAACTGTTGAGCGGGTGTGGCGTGATGAGTCTTTCATTGATCAAATGAAATCTAAACTAGACTTATTTTACTTCAACACCTTCATTGATGTGTTCATGACAATGCAACAAGAATTATAAAATGTGTAATTGACCCTTTTGTTCCTTTGCATTTCAAATACTTAATCTCAGGGTGTGTGAATCACTGTAAATATATGGTATTAATGGCACATCAACAGATGTGCAAATTCCTTTAAAAGGCAGttgcataatttaaaaaaaattgttttaactgCAGTTGTCTtgtaacctttattttaaaGTTGCTTCTTCTTAAGGTTGTCTTAAGTATTTGCAACTATTGTTGTTTAGAtttgataaatattaatttgcagGATAATTTAAATCAGTATGGTGTACAATTATAAGATATGAAATAGTtaagggttttttgtttttagatattGTAAATTGTACTTGATTTGTTTTCCTTGCAATTCCacttaaacaagaaaataccaaaaaaagtaCAGTATGCTGCTCAAGTGTGTTTTATTGAATATCTTTTTTTAGTCTTgtcatttaaataactttttacatAGCACTACAACAATTAACATACAGAAATAATTTAGTCAGCAACACAAAATGTGCCTTGATAATTAGCCAAAACACAACAGTTGTGCCAGATTTGATTGACAGTTCCTATTAAAGTGAGAGGCACCGGAGAATTCCAGATGTGGTAGCACTTTACTCTAGCGATTGCTCGCTCTACAATGATCCGCAGGCGAGCAATGGTCTGGGtctcctctgtctctttctTGCTGAACTGGCCAGGATGTCTGAATGGTGGAAGGATGAGTTTGGCTCCAACTTCTTGAAGGAGGTCTTCAATGAGGAATCCTTTATCTGCCATGACTTCATCTCCCAGCTCAAGCAGAGGAAGGATTCCAATGACCTTTGTTATTTCTTTGTCTGAGATGCAGCCTGTGTACAATGCTGAAATAAATGTCACCAACCCACAGGGAGCAACTCCGATCAGCCCTTTCAGAGTGGTGTGGTTCTTGTAGGCTGAGAACGTTTCAGACTGTAAGGTGAGGGATGATGGCGTCTCCAGAGCAACTTCTGTGCAGTCCAAGATGACACGGACATTTGGAGAGAACTTCAGAAATCTCTGAGGCATACTGGCTTTTACCTTCTCACGACTAATCCACAGGTTGATGGAAGAGAACACAGTGAAGAGGTAGTTGGCCCAAGTGATGGTCACTCGGCTGACAATAGCTATGCTGACTTGAAACATGTCAGCAATGAGCTGCTCCTTCATGCCCACTGCTACCCTGAATGAGTACATCAGGAACTCATCGATCAGAGGCATGCAGCGGGCAGGGCTGGCTTCAGCACAGGCTTCCTCTCCAAGCTTCTGTGCTCTGGTCCAGTACACCAGGTGTGATGCAGAGGGTGCAATGGACTCCCAGAAGATCCGGAACACACAATCAGATGGAAATTTGGTGTAGAATCGGATCTGGTCATCAGAGGCACAGTAGCGGCTAAAAAGTGTGGTAGACAAATCCACTTTTTGAAGTCTGGCCTCCAACTCCTTGATGTAATCCAGAGCTTCATCAAGTGCAGCtgtaaaaccataaaataaaaaatgcggTTGGCGAGaagttttaattatataaatttAACATTACTTATGTGAAGATCAATACATGTGAGTTGgagcatgtatgtatgtatatacataatCTACACAAAAAATGCTACATAACTACCACATTTTTGTGGTAGTTATTTAGCACAAAATACATAACTACCACATAATCAATTAGCAATTATTTCATTATgtaaacataataataaaattatagcAATAGTTATATTTGACTGAAATTATCTTGAATGCCAAATGTATACAACATAGTATCTTAATTTGATGTTTACCTGCGGGTGGATGTGCCACATAATCATGGTCCACAGTAGCATTTTCAGCCTGGCTAGCTTTCTGAGAGAGGACAAACTGGCGTTTCTTAGCCCTCTCGAAAGCAGACTCTCTTGTTGCTGGTGCAGTAAAGTTATTCCAGGtgaaaagggaaggaacagctCCACTTTTAAGGCGGCTGGTGGGGGATTCGCTAACAAAATCCTCCAGTGTGAAGTGTCGGCTACATACAAAAGTGCTCCCTGTCTTTATGCAAAAGTTGGGACCTTCATCTCTTCGGATCGCGTGGATCCACTCCCTCCGTTGGTCTGGGTCCGTCGGGAATGCATGATAGGACAGATATGGCTGTTTTCTTGCCCCACATGAACAACCAggtacagaacaaaaacaactgcGCCGAGACTGAGCCATTTTCTTAGACTTTTATGCTAACGCTATAGCCACCGGAAGTTGTCAAACCCCACATCCGCTTTAAAACCCAGAAGTGTGAAAAAGGTCTATTGGGTGCTAAATACATTTGCACAAGGTCCTTTGaattttttcatttgtaaaaaaaaaaaaaaactaaaaaaaactgtaattccaattaaatatatgtatgcttgtggttgtaatgtgacaatatatGTAAAAGTTCAAaaggcatgaatacttttgcaagacactgtataTCATTGATGTTACAACAACATGTAACCGAAACAGTCATGATtaatttcacatttgttaaaTAGTGATAAGAGAAGGGAAAAGAGACTTCCAGAAACACTCACACTGTTCCAGGCTTTCAGCCGTGTTGCCAGATTTGCTTACCATCTGCAACTCTGGGTCTGTTCATTCATGCTGTTTACAAGGTAGAGGtaatagagctggttgcttgtttctctcgcaATAGCTCACAACACTGCAGTGGCTTTCAGACACGCATGAACCATATTTTCTAAATGCAGTTGTCTGGGCACAGAGGGTTAGAatattcttctcataaacttccACTGCCATGTAAAAGTTAATGTTTAAAAGTCATTTATCCTAAACTAATACAGGTATGCCCTCAAACATGCATTGGTGTGGATGTTTATcgtcagacctctcaacttttatcaaaagttaggagtgagattatgctaatttgggggcggggcttgtttgggggcggggctaaccggaccctggaagagccggtggagtcaactgcATCTcgtttttatcccaccagacaatgaagtagacatgtattacttttgttaaaaagagaaagagacgtattaatactttattgttcagttaatggattaagacataaataatacacaattggtcaaataatactgaataaaattaagtagattttaattattgaccgaattattatactgttacacattcatctatgggttgtttatcattgtaaatctataacctgattggtgaatcaggctgagtttcatcaagcctttatgatcccctcagcagcaacactgaagcacacagaggttccctctgcgtctttacgcacgatcctgctgctgatgtgtccctcctttcagctcaatgcacttctagactgttacagtttataacattctcatcacctttcacagtgacaggtttctcagtcagtcgccgcgctgaccagacaaatctctattgctctcgtcagtgcgctctgacgcccagaaagcacctgctccgagggaaaggaggggggagaggagcaagcgcggaggcacagaaatacggtgcatgtagttaaaaaatgctaaattaataaaaacgaaacttataaacagaccaagtagcgttttaaactggttagcagaactgtttttatgatcagcgtgcagccatgactggttctgaatgaaccggtcatctcgcagcagctccgcccccccccccgccccccctccctcctcctcctcctgtgtacgcggtacaggaccttaccggctcactttcaccactgttaagactaaaattattcataactctgatcactcttcctgctgctctgttaacacgaactgccgcaggaattactgatggccacaagctgtgaaagaagccgaaacagctcagcagaaggcggagttttgtcgtccgcagcccagatgggctttgtgatttttatgcgtgagaaatgccatgtttgcgtgtgaaatgccatgtgttgcgtgtgagcgtgtgaagttagtgaaatgcgtgtgtcacacggtcaatgcgtgagagttgagagctatgtttATCGTGTACCATGTGTGTGTatgcagaacctttttttttgaagatgtgTGACTGAGTGACAGTCGTTTGTTAACAGCCAGCATTAGCAACCTCAAATGTCCTTATTTATCATTGTTTTAACGGCTGCAatgctaatatttttgtttgcggAATATGAGTTTGTGATGCTAACTTTTTGGTTACCTGTGCCCACCACTGTTCAAATGAGTGGACACCATAATCATGCAAGGTGGCACAATGTTGCCTTCGAGCAAGAAATTTACTTCTTAGTAATCCTAGCCTGGGGTCTTGCTGCATGAAGTTTACATGTTCTACCTGTGCATGTGTTGGTTGTTTTCGGGTACTCCAacttccttccacagtccagaaaacatgattgttaggtACAGAaatcagaaacaagtttattgccaggtagttttgcacttacaaggaatttgacttagTGTACACTGATTACTCTTAATTGTCCCtagttgtgagtgtgtgtggatttttttggtttgttgtttgtcctgtgtgtctctgtgttgccctgtgattgaCTTGTGAAATGCTTAGgaaagataggcaccagcataaCTAAATCAAGTTttgatatataattttttttttttacgagagAAATGGGGACATTTTGATGGATTTTATTTCCCACAAAATTAACCGGGACCTGTCAATCCTCTAGGAGCTGTTGTGGTGTTATTCCACTGCACCATGGCaaaattcagcgtgaattttgaACAGCATGCAACCGGAGCCCAAATCAAACGGGGGTTGTGAGCAGAGTGCAGCAAGGTGCAATCAGTGCTAAAAAGCTTGCTCCCACAGACTACATCCCTCAGTTTCTTCTTCACTCTCTTCCTGGGTCTGCCCTGGAGGAAGGGCCCGCGCTGGTTGAGACCGGCCAGCCAGCCATGTCCTGCGAGGCACATGGGACTCAGACTCATGAGCCCACTCCTTCATGGGACTCTCAAGGAGagagtacaccctggaccaGCCACCATGCGGAACTCTCGGACCCCAAAAGACCCACGAGCTGAGTAAAAATGTGCCTCTTCAAAACTCAGGTCCTGCGGTTTTGTTAGGACAGTAATTGcagagcagaggacctgactgagtTTGAAGATTCAACCACCCCATTGAAGCaagttgcactctgacttctgcgCAACCAGCCGCAAAGCAAAGAAAtcagaaacagctttgtttattttaagctgaGAACTCAGAGACTATATGCAGGACCTTGGACCGGCTCACTCCGACCTCGCTGCGGCTGGCCCGCAAGTCTGCTGCTTCTAAGCAGCTAGCCCATCGCTGAAAGGACCAACGTGTCCCCTGCTTTCCATTGCttttccttggatggccaaagtgaaccgaatTCATACGAGacaccgacaggtttggcagaggatGAGCAGGCAGATTTACATGGTTTGTTTGAAAAGCATGTGTAATGcatacattgtgtttttaaaaaaagggagcTAACTGACGTAGCTTCCGCTAGCATGTTGATACCATGCCATTGCGGATGGatttcgagtgtgtttttatggttataacaaacactatctccataagggttttatacattgatgggacattgatgtttgtgttatctgTTCCAATCATTATCGCTAAACTAAAGCTGAAGCTTTAAAAGCTTCGGCTTTAATTTAGTTTAGCGCCGAAGGTCCGCTAGCCAAAGGGTTATTAGCTTCTGACAACTTCCGGTTCCCGGATAGGCACGGAAAAAGTCGTTTCAAGCATAAGGTTTGTTCGTTTCGCTCCGCCATTGTtggatagtgctatgagcgttattaccaCATTattatggaatattaatgtagatttaaagacattttgtttaactttaggattagctGATTTTAGCGGCCGATCggtacagcgacccctagccccctcgaggtataatcgcattaataaaatccagcgtccctaaagttaatgattttTCTGAGTAaatccttctttaaaatgttatttcttaaaataatgttttgtgtaactctggatttgcattgtgaatgggttaaaacacatgccaaatgttgttctaaattagttacgCTAATTTAACTCTATTCCCTgttctttaagtcagatctgcagtgaaccaggattcactgaattattctgatgatgatcaaccactttgttttgttttgtgttcttttgcagCATGtatatagttccttagcttagcttctttttatcttattttttcttagtagtttagttaagtctcactagcctagtagagaggatttgttgattgaaatatagtgttaatccagataaacagcattatttactgatgttctctggatgtgcattttatttctgttaataaattcctgaacttgaagagaagttgtcactcatttattccatgtgtgtgcagagtttgcttttaaaagaatcatccctttcaactattgtcctgatatcagctctagtGCATCTAAGTGACCACGGGTGTGAGTTTGATTGACAGGTATGACGATTTAATTTGATTGGAGAAAGAATAACCCAAAAAGCACTGATTGGCAACAGGTGCAGATAGCTGTGCCCTGAGGAGATTCTTTAAGTAACCACTTATAAACATACCAATTCCGCTCACTTGCGGCATTTAGTGTATAAATTATCCAAGCAGGATATGTCCATCCTTATAGCACCCGGCGTCCCCAATGTTGCAGTCTTTACAAATAGTGGCAGAGCAAACCATGCACTATTGTGTTTCTGCTTCTCAACTTTCAGCTCTCCTCATGCTTGGCTCTCTGTGCCCCTTTCCACCATCCACGTTACATGGGGCAGACTTCTGCAGCTGAGTGTCTTGTATAGACAGCTATGTATAGACAGAgccaaaacaattttttttttatgtttttctcacCCAACTACAAGAAAAAGTCTGTTCTCATGGAGTATGTAGCGGCcttaaggcaagtttatttataaagtacttttcagtaacaagacaatttatTAGGCAGTCAATCTAACGATGGCTTCCTCGGTTCTATGCTCGCTCGTCTTTAgtgtattttacttttgtttcctGCTTTCAAACTGCAGCCACATTTACCAGAGAGCAACTGCTAAAAATCAGAGACTCTTCTGGGCAGCTTTTCTCTGTCCCTTATTGAGATCTCAGAGCTTCTCTGAGATCCTGGTCGACTTTAGTCAATTCATTCACCGTGTGCCtaaactgttgttttggtaaaaatagttttatgtGCTGTGGATTCTTGTAATGTATGGAAATTCATAAATTATATAACACGGTTtatttgtagatccaaacaagcttatatattgagaaataaatgtgttaattgaaaaatttagagattttattaataaactaacatttattactacataagCACACAAAAGTACTGAAAATAGGTAACGTCAAGTACCGGGTATCAATATTGATCGGTTCAAATGTGAACGGTACCCATCCCTAGCTGTCACCCCTGGTCTACACATTATCCTGAGCCACCTTGACTATCCTGGGACAAATGGCAGGATCATGTTTGTAGACTTAAGCTTGGCCTTTAGCACAATTAACCTAGACATtctccaccagaagctcacccagCTTGTAGTGCCGCCCTCCATTTATTGTCTTCCTTCATTACCAGCTTCCTGACTAACTaccagcagcaggtgaggctggCAAGCATCTTCCCTCACTCAAGAACAATCAACACTAGCAGCCTCAGGGGTATGTTCTCTCCTTTCTCATCTTCTCTCTGTACACAAATAACTGCACCTCTGCAGAACTGTCTttgaaactcctgaagtttcAGTCTCTTTTGCTTATCCAATTCTCTATGGTTTAGCTTATCTACAAAATGGAGAGGTCCAAATGGCAATGAACAATTAGAACTCAAGAGAGCATCATCAGGACTTACTTTCCCTCCACTCATGACCTCTACAGGTCCAGGGCAAGTAAAACGGCAGCTAGCATAGCTGTTGACCCAACACATCAGGATATAAAATATTCCAATGTGTTTTTGGAATAAATTGtagttttctgttctttttttttgtaatctttttttaCTACGTGAGagtgaagtcaaattccttgtttgtatcCACAAACTTGACGAATGAAATTGATTCTGATCCTGATATACCAGCaagaagtcacatggaagccaaaaggttaaaaaaaaagtcttgctCTGCATTTTCCTTTGACATATTTTGTTCATGTGTtgtggcaaaattattttaaatgccatACCTGAATTGCAATTGGTATGAGCCCTTCATCTGGATGCTCATACAGTAGGCAGAGCGGAGCAGCTATGAACTGAGGTTTACCCTTGATGGTGTTTGCAGGAATCCCATCCATGATGGCGTAGTCTAAGAGGTATATCTTCCCTGCCTACAGAGATTAAGTACAGCGGGAAAGAAAGAGAGGACATCAGGATGTGACTTTAGCATGTGTGCATTTGAAAGGACAACAATAATTGTATCACAGTTATACATTTTAGTTTGTGAAGACagatactgagattttcttcACCTTGAGTTCTTTATCCAAGCTAGTCTTTGCTGGCAAGGAGCTCTGAACCATGTTTGATGTGACAGGGAAGTTTTCTGGCAGCTCTGTACACTTCTTGATCATTCTTGGGTTGCAGCCATTTAAACACTGGTAGCCAAAGAACGAGTCTTCTTTCCAGTGATCCATACAATACTCTTAAATCACAACATGAAGGTTCACATTACTAAACATAGCCTACAATAAAGGAAAAGTACGTAGCTCAACAAAAATGCTGTTGAATTAAATTTATAAAGTATTTATAAAGTCTTTCATTTTGTTGATGatgcttttaatttcttaatCCTGCTTCAGTTTCTTTTGACAACGTTGCTTTCTGTTCAACCAGTTCTGCAGTCTAATGAAGACTAGCTGAGCAGTAGATTATGTcataaaattgttaaaatattgtTACATCTTGGTTTCATAGACTTAGATCTTGCTTGATGTCACTATTTCTTTATAAAGTTAATTACATTCATGAGACCTAAAGCGTGCATACGCACAAAACACTTGGGGCACAActaaggtttttttcttttgcttttttttttttacacaatctgACATGTACAGTCACTCCAATTGGAAACAAACTATACAAAGTAACAGATAACCAAAAAGCAATGATAGTAAAGGTTATTCATTTTAAGTATAAATAGTTCTATCATTATAGTGTAACGATTACTgcaggtgaacccgatattcaaccagacacTGAGTTActattaaaaggtttattgagagtGTGGAATAGTGGAAGGTGACACAGACTAGCGATGACAATCTTGG
The genomic region above belongs to Fundulus heteroclitus isolate FHET01 unplaced genomic scaffold, MU-UCD_Fhet_4.1 scaffold_84, whole genome shotgun sequence and contains:
- the LOC118562252 gene encoding uncharacterized protein LOC118562252 isoform X2, translating into MAQSRRSCFCSVPGCSCGARKQPYLSYHAFPTDPDQRREWIHAIRRDEGPNFCIKTGSTFVCSRHFTLEDFVSESPTSRLKSGAVPSLFTWNNFTAPATRESAFERAKKRQFVLSQKASQAENATVDHDYVAHPPAAALDEALDYIKELEARLQKVDLSTTLFSRYCASDDQIRFYTKFPSDCVFRIFWESIAPSASHLVYWTRAQKLGEEACAEASPARCMPLIDEFLMYSFRVAVGMKEQLIADMFQVSIAIVSRVTITWANYLFTVFSSINLWISREKVKASMPQRFLKFSPNVRVILDCTEVALETPSSLTLQSETFSAYKNHTTLKGLIGVAPCGLVTFISALYTGCISDKEITKVIGILPLLELGDEVMADKGFLIEDLLQEVGAKLILPPFRHPGQFSKKETDGIFLFKWNCKENKSSTIYNI
- the LOC118562252 gene encoding uncharacterized protein LOC118562252 isoform X1, with protein sequence MAQSRRSCFCSVPGCSCGARKQPYLSYHAFPTDPDQRREWIHAIRRDEGPNFCIKTGSTFVCSRHFTLEDFVSESPTSRLKSGAVPSLFTWNNFTAPATRESAFERAKKRQFVLSQKASQAENATVDHDYVAHPPAAALDEALDYIKELEARLQKVDLSTTLFSRYCASDDQIRFYTKFPSDCVFRIFWESIAPSASHLVYWTRAQKLGEEACAEASPARCMPLIDEFLMYSFRVAVGMKEQLIADMFQVSIAIVSRVTITWANYLFTVFSSINLWISREKVKASMPQRFLKFSPNVRVILDCTEVALETPSSLTLQSETFSAYKNHTTLKGLIGVAPCGLVTFISALYTGCISDKEITKVIGILPLLELGDEVMADKGFLIEDLLQEVGAKLILPPFRHPGQFSKKETEETQTIARLRIIVERAIARVKCYHIWNSPVPLTLIGTVNQIWHNCCVLANYQGTFCVAD
- the LOC118562253 gene encoding uncharacterized protein LOC118562253 isoform X2, which codes for MVVRKPKTMGKRYLHSTLYRAYTGPLPDPDILASGEKLRQLESPPLIALVLDGLSNLELVPSKFGPVPQGSPMSYQCPPEKSSGSIILHHMAPDFPSLPLMLHSFPNMCFVPTLGQLMHLQSLQVSLEMSYEIEARTREQSKCPAWVHLRQPRLTASRFRDACRGSAEEESAAMALASRMIRGSTRQTAAMKRDLQMESEVLANYAEMLKVNVLPVGFIVRPDTSYIGATPDGKVYDPSESPPFGLVEVKSSTKNDVCQVAHLKVQDGHAILRRSHAYYWQVQGQLAVTGLEWCDFVTDTLTTITVERVWRDESFIDQMKSKLDLFYFNTFIDVFMTMQQEL
- the LOC118562253 gene encoding uncharacterized protein LOC118562253 isoform X1, which gives rise to MKNISTVIKISLGVGKEKAELLDYSCSCAAGKCFCNHVVALLYQTAHYSQLQLPNVPAALACTSELQRWHRPRTQGIHPEPVSDMVVRKPKTMGKRYLHSTLYRAYTGPLPDPDILASGEKLRQLESPPLIALVLDGLSNLELVPSKFGPVPQGSPMSYQCPPEKSSGSIILHHMAPDFPSLPLMLHSFPNMCFVPTLGQLMHLQSLQVSLEMSYEIEARTREQSKCPAWVHLRQPRLTASRFRDACRGSAEEESAAMALASRMIRGSTRQTAAMKRDLQMESEVLANYAEMLKVNVLPVGFIVRPDTSYIGATPDGKVYDPSESPPFGLVEVKSSTKNDVCQVAHLKVQDGHAILRRSHAYYWQVQGQLAVTGLEWCDFVTDTLTTITVERVWRDESFIDQMKSKLDLFYFNTFIDVFMTMQQEL